The Deltaproteobacteria bacterium genome includes a region encoding these proteins:
- a CDS encoding cystathionine beta-synthase — MPKEFKGVFSNVLEVIGHTPLVRLNKVVGPSASTIAAKLEFMNPGGSIKDRIGYYLIEKAEKRGDLKPGGTIVEATSGNTGMGLAIAGAIKGYKLIFVIPDKMSKEKIINLRAFGAKVIVTPTNVAPEDPRSYYSVAKRLAEVTPNAFYANQYHNPDNPEAHYRFTGPEIWEQTQGTLDAVVLGIGTGGTMSGIAKYLKEKKPDIHIVGVDPEGSIFYDYFHSKKTVEPHVYKIEGIGEDFFPTTADLTQLTHMVRVFDKESYQMARHLLIKEGIFSGSSSGAAVVGALHYAQTLKKPENIVVILPDSGNRYLSKLFNDQWMQEQGLWDGVNKAFGVVEDLVGKRYDRGEMVTATLRDTVGQVIEKMSKEGISQLPVMDKEQIIGLITEGDILAPLAKGEVSTTDSISIIMKTDLRTLHANEPIDALFKVFEADEIAIVKQDEKFIGLVTKIDFIQYLGK; from the coding sequence ATGCCCAAAGAGTTCAAAGGAGTTTTTTCAAATGTTTTGGAAGTAATCGGTCATACACCGTTGGTCCGTTTAAACAAAGTGGTGGGACCTTCTGCTTCCACTATCGCCGCAAAACTTGAATTCATGAACCCCGGCGGGTCGATCAAAGACCGCATCGGTTACTATCTAATCGAGAAAGCCGAAAAACGGGGAGACTTGAAACCGGGCGGCACTATTGTGGAAGCCACCAGCGGCAACACCGGAATGGGTCTCGCCATTGCCGGCGCGATCAAAGGTTACAAACTTATTTTCGTCATCCCCGACAAAATGAGCAAAGAGAAGATCATCAACCTGAGGGCTTTTGGCGCTAAAGTTATCGTAACACCCACGAACGTTGCACCCGAAGATCCCCGCAGTTATTATTCCGTCGCCAAACGTTTGGCGGAAGTCACCCCGAACGCGTTCTATGCAAACCAATATCATAATCCGGACAATCCTGAAGCCCACTATCGTTTCACGGGTCCGGAAATTTGGGAACAAACACAGGGTACACTCGATGCCGTTGTGTTGGGCATCGGGACCGGCGGCACGATGTCCGGAATCGCAAAATATCTGAAAGAGAAAAAACCCGACATTCATATTGTCGGTGTCGATCCAGAAGGTTCTATTTTTTACGATTATTTTCATTCGAAGAAAACCGTGGAGCCGCATGTTTACAAAATCGAGGGAATCGGCGAGGATTTTTTCCCAACCACGGCAGACCTGACACAGCTAACCCACATGGTGCGTGTGTTTGACAAAGAGTCGTACCAAATGGCACGGCATCTTCTCATCAAAGAGGGAATTTTTTCCGGAAGTTCCAGCGGCGCGGCAGTTGTGGGCGCGCTCCATTACGCACAAACTTTGAAAAAACCGGAGAATATCGTTGTCATTCTTCCAGACTCCGGAAACCGTTACCTCTCCAAATTGTTCAACGACCAATGGATGCAGGAACAGGGTTTGTGGGATGGCGTTAACAAAGCGTTCGGCGTTGTGGAAGATTTGGTTGGCAAGCGCTACGATCGCGGTGAAATGGTCACGGCCACATTAAGAGACACCGTGGGACAGGTCATTGAAAAAATGTCGAAAGAAGGAATTTCACAACTTCCTGTGATGGATAAAGAACAGATCATCGGTTTGATTACGGAGGGAGACATTCTGGCCCCGCTCGCCAAGGGAGAGGTCTCCACCACGGACTCAATCAGCATCATCATGAAAACGGATTTGCGG